Proteins from a single region of Candidatus Bathyarchaeota archaeon:
- a CDS encoding DUF3795 domain-containing protein, producing the protein MEKREGLLAYCGLCCEDCHGFNGRIPDLARDLREELRKSRYDKFAGFISQWGFGKDFKDYDECYKVLGAMVKFRCKKGCKGGGGSPFCKIRKCAQEKGFEGCWLCSGFETCEKLEFLVPVHGDAHKKNLRKIKRDGTKAFVEGKRLWYSPPKGAK; encoded by the coding sequence GTGGAAAAACGTGAAGGCTTACTTGCTTATTGTGGTCTTTGTTGTGAAGATTGCCATGGGTTCAATGGGCGAATCCCAGACCTCGCAAGAGACCTGCGGGAAGAACTGCGCAAATCAAGATATGATAAATTCGCTGGGTTCATATCTCAATGGGGATTCGGTAAAGACTTTAAGGATTATGACGAATGCTACAAAGTTCTTGGCGCAATGGTAAAGTTTCGTTGCAAGAAAGGATGTAAAGGAGGCGGTGGTTCACCGTTCTGCAAAATCAGGAAATGCGCTCAAGAGAAGGGCTTTGAAGGCTGCTGGCTGTGTTCTGGTTTTGAGACGTGTGAAAAGCTAGAGTTCCTGGTTCCTGTCCATGGAGACGCTCACAAAAAGAATCTGCGGAAAATCAAGCGCGATGGAACTAAAGCTTTTGTTGAGGGCAAACGGCTTTGGTACAGCCCACCTAAAGGAGCTAAATGA
- a CDS encoding adenosine-specific kinase, translating into MEFKQVKIDPPKDCNVILGMAHFIKTAEDLYEALVNSVPNIKFGLAFCESSGPCLVRQEGNDEELRRLVAEKAFEIGCGHSFLIYIKNAYPLNVLDKIKKVPEVCTIYAATANPLEVLVAETTQGRGIIGVVDGLKSKGIETDNDIAERRQFLRKIGYKLG; encoded by the coding sequence ATGGAGTTTAAACAGGTTAAAATTGATCCTCCTAAAGACTGCAACGTCATCTTAGGCATGGCACATTTCATAAAAACCGCTGAAGACCTCTACGAAGCACTGGTTAACTCTGTGCCCAACATCAAATTTGGGCTGGCTTTCTGCGAGAGTTCTGGACCCTGCCTTGTCAGGCAAGAAGGAAACGATGAGGAACTGAGGCGTTTGGTTGCTGAGAAAGCCTTCGAAATAGGCTGCGGTCACAGCTTTTTAATCTACATCAAAAACGCTTACCCGCTGAATGTTTTGGATAAAATCAAGAAAGTGCCCGAGGTCTGCACGATTTATGCTGCAACAGCCAACCCGCTGGAAGTTTTGGTTGCTGAAACTACGCAAGGAAGAGGCATCATCGGTGTTGTGGACGGATTGAAAAGTAAAGGCATAGAAACTGATAACGACATAGCGGAAAGGCGGCAGTTTCTGCGCAAAATAGGTTACAAACTTGGCTAA
- the albA gene encoding DNA-binding protein Alba, whose amino-acid sequence MAEKSNDVIFVGNKPPMSYVLAIITAFSSGAQKEITLKARGQAITTAVDVAEITRSRFIKDLKVTKIAIGTAEMPPREGENKSRMVSTIEITLSK is encoded by the coding sequence ATGGCAGAAAAATCTAATGACGTGATTTTCGTTGGAAACAAACCACCAATGAGCTATGTGCTCGCTATCATAACAGCATTCTCTTCAGGAGCCCAAAAAGAAATAACTCTAAAAGCACGAGGCCAAGCAATCACCACCGCCGTTGACGTTGCAGAAATCACCAGAAGTCGCTTCATCAAAGACCTTAAAGTGACAAAGATCGCAATCGGAACCGCAGAGATGCCACCAAGAGAAGGCGAAAACAAGTCCAGGATGGTTTCCACGATAGAAATTACTCTATCTAAGTAG
- a CDS encoding CBS domain-containing protein codes for MSNQIVGSIARLSVPSVSASTPVTEIASIMTKQNIGAVIVTRDFEVLGIVTERDIIERVSLGKRDLYGLVAQDIMTSPVITIHYDRTIQDALKIMKDNNIRRLIVVKGKSILGLVTERRLLLASFAGHTKKETTSHS; via the coding sequence TTGTCTAATCAGATTGTTGGTTCAATAGCTAGGCTGTCCGTTCCGTCAGTTAGTGCCTCAACGCCTGTCACTGAGATTGCCTCAATAATGACTAAGCAGAACATAGGTGCTGTTATAGTAACCAGAGATTTTGAAGTCTTAGGCATTGTGACTGAAAGAGACATAATAGAGCGGGTTTCTCTTGGAAAAAGAGACCTATACGGTTTAGTCGCTCAGGACATAATGACTTCGCCTGTAATCACTATACACTATGATAGAACGATTCAAGATGCACTCAAAATTATGAAGGATAACAACATAAGAAGACTCATCGTTGTTAAAGGCAAGAGCATCCTTGGATTAGTAACTGAAAGACGATTGTTACTCGCAAGTTTCGCTGGGCATACCAAAAAAGAAACCACTTCACACTCATAG
- a CDS encoding threonine/serine dehydratase, with product MVIELVNLQDIWEAQKVIAPYAKQTPLKRSNFLSEVCKADVYLKLDNLQVTHSFKIRGVINKLLHLSPGEKALGVVTASAGNHGQAVAFGARELGFSAKVVVPTNTPKVKVDGIRQFGADLLLYGDTYPESEAKAKEIAKQEGRLYISPYNDELIVAGHGTAGLEILKELPNVDAVIVPVGGGGLISGVSIAVKSQKTSAEVIGVQSEAVPVMYESLKAARIVSPHRHQPYTVAEGLSGGIERGSITFSIAQRYVDRVVLVKEETIRKAVYLLWKNENQIVEGSGVAGIAMLLENSGLFIGQTVAVVITGGNIDDSLFKSIVDSQRECR from the coding sequence ATGGTGATAGAATTGGTGAACCTACAGGATATATGGGAAGCACAAAAAGTCATAGCGCCCTATGCGAAGCAAACGCCTTTGAAACGCTCAAACTTTCTAAGTGAGGTATGTAAGGCTGATGTTTATTTGAAGCTTGACAACTTACAGGTCACTCATTCATTCAAGATTCGCGGTGTCATAAACAAACTGTTGCACCTAAGTCCAGGAGAGAAGGCTTTGGGAGTTGTGACGGCTTCGGCTGGCAATCACGGGCAAGCCGTCGCTTTTGGCGCTCGGGAACTCGGCTTTTCTGCTAAGGTTGTAGTTCCGACTAACACGCCGAAGGTTAAGGTTGACGGGATAAGGCAGTTTGGCGCTGACCTTTTGTTGTATGGTGACACTTATCCTGAATCTGAAGCTAAAGCCAAAGAAATCGCCAAACAAGAGGGGCGCCTCTACATTTCGCCGTACAATGATGAGTTAATTGTTGCTGGGCATGGAACTGCCGGGTTAGAGATTCTCAAAGAACTGCCAAATGTTGATGCGGTTATTGTGCCCGTTGGGGGTGGAGGCTTAATCTCGGGTGTTAGCATAGCGGTTAAAAGCCAAAAAACGAGCGCTGAAGTTATTGGTGTTCAGTCCGAGGCGGTGCCTGTTATGTATGAGTCTTTGAAGGCTGCCAGAATCGTTTCCCCACACAGACACCAACCTTACACTGTTGCTGAGGGGCTCTCTGGCGGGATAGAGAGGGGCTCCATAACCTTCTCAATCGCGCAACGGTACGTTGACAGGGTGGTTTTGGTTAAGGAGGAAACGATTAGGAAAGCGGTTTATTTGCTTTGGAAAAACGAGAATCAAATCGTTGAAGGCTCAGGCGTTGCAGGCATTGCGATGTTGCTGGAAAACAGTGGCTTGTTTATCGGTCAAACGGTGGCTGTAGTTATTACTGGCGGAAACATTGACGACTCACTGTTCAAAAGCATCGTAGACTCGCAACGGGAATGCCGTTAG
- a CDS encoding DUF362 domain-containing protein — translation MTVHLVPWDISRNMIDEANRLYDAAGTFDCIEKGDLVAVKIHVGEFGNPYFVQPFFVHDVVRRVKEAGGKPFLTDSNTYYHAQRHNAYDHMINALTNGFNRAPFIVADGLKGENYRLVKTRGILQEIEVSGAIAEADAMIVVSHCKGHELSGFGGAIKNLGMGCTSRAGKLRQHRTVGLEIDTSKCTGCGKCKEACSLDLPEIIEGKARNTSPLCMRCSVCLNVCPMQAITYVNKENLSKALASAAFGVRSTFKPKKVSYVSFAKDISEYCDCLPNPGKIVMKDIGVLAADSPVSIDGAFLEMADYRVFNDATHVDCMLQVEEAKTLGIEGDVKPEIRKLA, via the coding sequence ATGACTGTTCACCTGGTTCCATGGGATATTAGCCGCAACATGATTGATGAGGCAAACCGCCTCTATGACGCTGCAGGCACCTTTGACTGTATCGAGAAGGGTGACCTTGTTGCCGTAAAAATTCATGTCGGCGAATTTGGTAATCCCTATTTTGTGCAACCGTTCTTTGTTCACGACGTAGTCCGGCGGGTTAAAGAGGCAGGCGGCAAACCCTTTCTAACCGATTCTAACACGTACTATCATGCGCAGCGTCATAACGCTTATGACCACATGATAAACGCGTTGACAAACGGTTTTAACAGGGCACCATTCATTGTTGCCGATGGCCTAAAAGGCGAAAATTACCGATTAGTAAAAACAAGAGGTATCCTGCAAGAAATAGAAGTGTCAGGCGCCATAGCGGAAGCCGATGCCATGATTGTAGTTTCCCATTGCAAGGGGCATGAACTTAGCGGTTTTGGCGGTGCCATCAAGAATTTAGGTATGGGTTGCACCTCGCGAGCTGGAAAACTTCGGCAGCATCGCACGGTGGGTTTAGAAATTGACACTTCAAAGTGCACAGGATGCGGAAAATGTAAAGAAGCTTGCAGTTTAGACTTGCCTGAAATCATCGAGGGAAAAGCAAGGAACACCTCGCCTTTATGCATGCGTTGCTCTGTATGCCTCAACGTTTGCCCAATGCAAGCTATAACCTACGTTAACAAAGAAAACCTCTCAAAGGCGCTTGCTTCAGCAGCTTTTGGTGTGCGCTCAACATTCAAGCCAAAAAAAGTTTCCTACGTCAGCTTTGCCAAGGACATATCGGAGTACTGCGACTGCTTGCCTAACCCAGGCAAAATTGTCATGAAAGATATAGGAGTACTTGCAGCTGACTCGCCTGTATCCATTGATGGCGCATTCCTAGAGATGGCTGATTATAGGGTTTTCAACGATGCGACGCATGTAGACTGCATGTTGCAGGTTGAGGAAGCCAAGACGTTGGGAATAGAAGGGGACGTAAAACCAGAAATAAGAAAACTCGCCTAA
- a CDS encoding DNA-directed RNA polymerase, whose protein sequence is MLEGVESIVSGKEMHKATCSECGQECEVPFKPDPNRPVYCRECWSKKRPARPKRY, encoded by the coding sequence ATGTTAGAAGGAGTTGAAAGTATAGTGTCCGGAAAAGAAATGCACAAGGCAACTTGCTCTGAATGCGGTCAAGAATGCGAAGTTCCATTCAAACCAGACCCAAACAGACCAGTATACTGTCGAGAATGTTGGTCAAAGAAACGACCCGCAAGGCCAAAACGATATTAA
- a CDS encoding amidophosphoribosyltransferase, protein MLGGLFGVASKNSCIKDLFFGTDYNTHLGTEVGGLAVLDGDIETISHNISNSQFKSRFGKYYEKLNGELGIGVISDTQEEQPIKFESKIGTFALCTVGLIKNPQQVYASLTENGATFKKSMQKHGTNILNQTELVGELICRGNSIVDGIQKMYQAIEGTISLLLLSERDRTIYAAGDTFPLVAGSKEGSWVVASETTAFPNLGYHIDKFLDYREIIAFGQNGFVTRINTQGKKKYCPFLHIYSGFPASDFYGINSEIVRERCGGFLAENDNIKADLVLGIADSGLPHSVGYAKRKIELTKETAKKALADLNAGKISQEECEKKINDAMDLMAPLRRPLVKYTPGWGRSYIPPVQEKRELVAQYKQVPNPQMIRGKSIILVDDSIRRGTQLRNLLREKILPFEPKEIHGRIASPPQFHPCIYDLATKHSDLATYRKTEEIKPGTNPVVSERSDYETMVESIRKRIGFTTLRFLTIEEMVKAVIEAPNNKGLKKEDLCLYCWTGCF, encoded by the coding sequence ATGCTGGGCGGTTTATTCGGTGTCGCATCAAAAAATAGCTGCATTAAAGACTTGTTCTTTGGAACTGACTATAACACTCATTTAGGAACAGAGGTTGGCGGATTAGCCGTACTTGACGGTGACATCGAAACCATCTCCCACAATATCAGCAACAGCCAATTCAAGTCTCGCTTTGGCAAGTACTATGAAAAACTAAACGGCGAACTAGGCATCGGTGTAATTAGCGATACTCAAGAGGAGCAACCGATAAAGTTTGAGTCAAAAATCGGCACCTTCGCTTTATGCACTGTCGGCTTGATAAAAAACCCCCAACAAGTATATGCTTCCCTGACCGAGAATGGTGCAACCTTCAAAAAATCCATGCAAAAACATGGAACAAACATCTTAAACCAAACAGAGCTTGTTGGCGAGCTCATCTGCAGGGGAAACAGTATAGTTGATGGTATACAAAAAATGTACCAAGCCATCGAAGGCACAATCTCGTTGCTTTTGCTCTCAGAACGCGACCGAACTATTTACGCCGCAGGAGACACTTTTCCCCTCGTTGCAGGCTCAAAAGAGGGCAGTTGGGTTGTTGCTTCTGAAACCACAGCCTTTCCAAACCTAGGATACCATATCGACAAATTCCTTGATTACCGCGAAATCATTGCATTTGGGCAAAACGGCTTCGTAACCCGAATTAACACACAAGGAAAAAAGAAGTATTGCCCATTCCTGCACATCTACTCTGGTTTTCCAGCCTCAGATTTCTATGGCATAAACTCAGAAATTGTGCGAGAACGTTGCGGCGGCTTCTTAGCGGAGAACGACAACATTAAAGCAGACTTGGTTTTAGGAATCGCTGATTCAGGCCTACCGCATTCAGTTGGGTACGCCAAAAGAAAAATCGAGTTAACCAAGGAAACTGCCAAAAAAGCACTCGCAGATTTGAATGCTGGAAAGATAAGCCAAGAGGAATGCGAGAAGAAAATCAACGATGCAATGGATTTGATGGCTCCGCTTCGCCGTCCACTCGTAAAATACACTCCTGGCTGGGGCAGAAGCTACATTCCTCCTGTTCAGGAAAAACGTGAACTTGTTGCCCAATACAAGCAGGTACCGAATCCTCAGATGATTCGCGGAAAAAGCATTATTTTAGTTGATGACTCAATTAGGCGGGGGACTCAACTTCGCAATCTTTTACGCGAGAAGATTTTGCCCTTTGAGCCAAAAGAAATCCATGGACGCATAGCTTCGCCGCCTCAATTCCACCCGTGCATTTATGACCTTGCAACTAAACATAGCGACCTTGCCACTTACAGGAAAACTGAGGAGATAAAGCCAGGAACTAACCCCGTCGTCTCAGAACGCAGTGATTATGAGACAATGGTTGAGTCAATTAGGAAACGGATAGGGTTCACGACACTGCGCTTCTTAACGATTGAGGAAATGGTTAAGGCAGTGATTGAAGCACCGAACAATAAGGGGCTCAAAAAAGAAGATTTATGTTTATACTGTTGGACTGGCTGTTTCTAA
- a CDS encoding Mrp/NBP35 family ATP-binding protein, which produces MAQLEAYRQQQSEEQQRLKDRMGKIKHKIAVISGKGGVGKSTITVNLAAAFAQKGKKVGVLDADIHGPSVPKLLGLEGRQVKTGPPGVFPVEGPLGMKVMSIDFFLSEQMPTIWRGPLKMRAIRQFLSDIVWGELDFLFIDLPPGTGDEPLSIAQLLPEIDGVVIVTMPSQLSSSIVKKAITFAQRLNMPIIGVVENMSGFICPHCGEKTEIFQAGGGKDMAQQADMTFLGSIPIDPKVGVDSDKGTPFVLSQKNSAATVAFMEVVEKVEDYLNKNK; this is translated from the coding sequence ATGGCTCAACTGGAAGCTTACAGGCAACAACAATCCGAAGAGCAACAAAGGCTCAAGGATAGAATGGGAAAAATCAAACATAAAATAGCCGTAATAAGCGGTAAAGGAGGCGTAGGCAAGAGCACCATAACCGTGAACCTTGCCGCGGCTTTCGCCCAAAAAGGAAAAAAAGTCGGCGTTTTAGACGCAGATATTCATGGACCAAGCGTTCCAAAACTTCTCGGCTTAGAAGGACGACAAGTCAAAACTGGCCCGCCAGGTGTTTTCCCTGTTGAGGGACCATTGGGCATGAAGGTTATGTCTATTGATTTCTTTTTGTCCGAGCAGATGCCGACCATTTGGCGTGGTCCCCTAAAAATGAGAGCTATCCGCCAGTTTCTCTCAGACATCGTTTGGGGCGAACTAGATTTCCTCTTCATCGATTTGCCGCCTGGAACAGGTGATGAACCGCTCAGTATCGCTCAACTTTTGCCTGAAATTGACGGTGTAGTAATTGTTACTATGCCTTCGCAGTTGTCAAGCTCCATAGTCAAGAAAGCCATAACTTTCGCTCAACGATTAAACATGCCAATCATTGGCGTAGTGGAGAATATGAGCGGGTTTATTTGTCCGCATTGTGGTGAAAAAACCGAGATTTTCCAGGCTGGCGGCGGAAAAGACATGGCACAGCAAGCGGACATGACTTTTTTGGGCAGCATTCCCATTGACCCAAAGGTCGGTGTGGATTCGGATAAGGGAACGCCGTTTGTTTTGTCACAAAAAAATTCTGCGGCAACAGTGGCGTTCATGGAAGTTGTTGAAAAAGTCGAGGATTACCTCAACAAAAACAAGTAA
- a CDS encoding Rieske (2Fe-2S) protein, which yields MSGSDFIPVISAEEVKEGTIKPVTVVGRSVLLIKRDGQVYGVASRCPHMGCSLANGKLNGYILTCPCHGWSFDVRNGQYQSNKSIVLMTFECKVENGQVLMRMFDDF from the coding sequence ATGAGTGGTAGCGATTTTATCCCTGTTATAAGTGCCGAAGAGGTTAAAGAGGGCACCATTAAGCCAGTTACAGTTGTGGGCAGAAGCGTACTACTGATTAAACGCGATGGACAAGTGTATGGTGTTGCAAGTCGTTGCCCCCACATGGGCTGTTCTCTTGCTAACGGAAAACTCAATGGGTACATTTTGACTTGCCCTTGTCACGGTTGGAGTTTTGATGTACGTAACGGTCAGTATCAAAGCAATAAATCGATAGTGTTAATGACTTTTGAGTGCAAAGTCGAAAACGGCCAAGTGCTCATGAGAATGTTCGACGACTTCTAA
- a CDS encoding transcriptional regulator, which translates to MSVSPSLREVLARRIAGEIILSNKPGATMRKWRELFAISQMNLSEAMKLSASVISDYESGRRESPGAKFIRRFVLALLQIDEQKGSRFIREFAKLTSSPSMAVMDLREFPIPVRVEYLCKAIGGEVVACREKYVKEVNGYTVIDSRKAVEAYSGLDYAQLFGATTERALVFTNVESGCLPMMIVRVSSLKPRIVVFHKTRPDEESVRIAEYEQIPLIYSTAPNVEQLVKSLRKLYRIALRIKLGKKRVRPPPKIST; encoded by the coding sequence ATGTCTGTGTCACCTAGTCTTCGAGAAGTTTTAGCTAGAAGAATCGCTGGAGAAATAATCCTCTCAAATAAGCCAGGGGCAACCATGCGTAAGTGGCGAGAACTTTTCGCAATTTCTCAGATGAATTTATCGGAAGCCATGAAGCTCTCCGCCTCCGTTATTAGTGACTATGAAAGTGGCAGGCGAGAAAGCCCGGGTGCAAAGTTCATCCGAAGGTTTGTACTTGCATTATTGCAGATTGACGAGCAAAAGGGTAGCCGCTTCATAAGAGAATTCGCAAAACTAACCAGTTCACCCAGCATGGCAGTGATGGATTTGCGTGAATTTCCCATTCCTGTACGTGTCGAATACCTGTGCAAAGCTATCGGCGGAGAAGTGGTTGCTTGCAGGGAAAAGTACGTTAAAGAGGTTAACGGCTACACTGTTATAGATAGCCGCAAGGCAGTTGAGGCATATTCTGGCTTGGACTACGCTCAACTTTTCGGTGCCACGACCGAGAGAGCACTGGTATTCACTAATGTTGAATCTGGATGCTTGCCCATGATGATTGTGCGAGTCAGTAGCTTAAAGCCTAGAATAGTAGTTTTCCATAAGACCCGCCCTGACGAAGAATCCGTGCGCATAGCTGAGTACGAACAGATACCGCTTATTTATTCTACTGCCCCAAATGTTGAGCAACTGGTGAAGTCTTTGCGTAAACTCTACCGCATAGCACTACGAATTAAACTAGGCAAAAAGCGGGTGCGCCCCCCGCCAAAAATAAGCACATAG
- a CDS encoding PQQ-binding-like beta-propeller repeat protein, which produces MKKQMLAVLFLAVVLSPFFANVLAASSGDDWSMFRGDLKHTGYSTTAPATSNEVLWKFDTGSTIGASPTIVDGKVYIASNAGSIYCLNAKDGSQVWKVSLSFRSIVSSSIAYSEGQLYFGSFNGYVYCLDAADGRIVWSYSTRNSIQSSPAVANGRVYIGSWDGDLYCIDALSGKKIWNYTTGALVDSSPAVVDGRVYFGSADKNVYCLDATSGEKIWSYATDKTIQSSPAVVDGYVYIGSQDSNIYCLNALTGEKVWNSWIESWVDSSPAVANGYIYVGSGVSDTPDKNVYCLNTQTGEKVWNYQTYDGIYSSPAVAGDYVYIGGWDGNIYCLNATDGAEIWTYTTQAHINSSPAVSDGIVYIASWDHNVYALGSSKAAGQFGGVDSWVIVVAVVATVVVLAAAMFVVRGKTGFQTSKTAIAD; this is translated from the coding sequence ATGAAAAAACAAATGCTTGCCGTCTTATTTCTTGCAGTTGTGTTGTCGCCATTTTTCGCGAATGTATTAGCAGCTTCTTCGGGCGATGATTGGTCGATGTTTCGCGGAGATTTAAAACACACTGGCTACTCAACTACGGCTCCTGCAACATCGAATGAGGTGCTCTGGAAATTTGACACGGGATCAACTATAGGTGCATCCCCAACGATTGTAGATGGAAAAGTCTACATTGCATCTAACGCTGGCTCAATCTATTGTCTTAACGCAAAGGATGGCTCCCAAGTATGGAAAGTTAGCTTAAGCTTTAGGTCGATAGTAAGTTCCTCTATAGCTTATTCTGAGGGACAACTCTACTTTGGGAGCTTTAACGGTTATGTATACTGTTTAGATGCTGCTGACGGTAGAATCGTGTGGTCTTATTCAACGAGAAATAGTATTCAGTCGTCTCCAGCAGTCGCAAATGGTCGTGTTTACATCGGTTCTTGGGATGGAGACCTCTACTGTATAGATGCACTATCAGGCAAAAAGATTTGGAATTACACTACAGGTGCGTTAGTGGATTCTTCTCCTGCAGTTGTGGATGGCAGAGTTTATTTTGGTTCAGCTGACAAAAACGTTTACTGCCTTGATGCTACATCAGGAGAAAAAATCTGGAGTTATGCTACAGATAAAACCATACAATCTTCCCCTGCAGTCGTAGATGGATATGTCTACATAGGTTCACAGGACAGCAACATCTATTGCTTAAACGCTTTAACTGGCGAAAAGGTGTGGAACTCTTGGATAGAAAGTTGGGTTGACTCTTCACCTGCCGTCGCCAACGGGTACATCTACGTAGGTTCAGGCGTATCCGATACCCCAGATAAAAATGTCTACTGCTTAAACACGCAAACTGGAGAAAAAGTCTGGAACTACCAAACCTACGATGGTATCTATTCCTCTCCCGCCGTGGCCGGTGACTATGTTTATATCGGCGGCTGGGACGGCAACATTTACTGTCTCAACGCGACAGATGGCGCGGAAATCTGGACGTACACGACACAAGCTCACATCAACTCCTCGCCCGCAGTCTCGGATGGAATCGTTTACATTGCATCATGGGACCACAATGTGTACGCTTTGGGGTCTTCGAAGGCGGCAGGTCAATTTGGTGGCGTTGATAGCTGGGTAATCGTCGTTGCGGTTGTGGCTACCGTGGTGGTTTTAGCTGCCGCTATGTTCGTGGTTAGAGGAAAAACAGGGTTCCAAACGTCCAAAACGGCGATAGCTGATTAA
- a CDS encoding class I SAM-dependent methyltransferase yields MSISHRYMEILNPSTPEKIIKLGKLLKLKKGSRVIDFGCGCAESLILWAEEFGITGIGIDISKDFCDRARDKLAKRGLWDQIEIVCSPAADYVFKEEVFDAATCLGATFAFGGFQHTIQAMKRTVHQNGRLGIGETHWLSNQVHPQYAQKQTTTHTEPELAQFTRNEGYELEGIIRSSRDDWDRYISDSWYGLIRWLEENPNHPDYAQVFKYFRTDQDDYLQFQSQYMGWAMYCLAPLKAHLPSSQL; encoded by the coding sequence ATGAGCATCTCACACCGCTATATGGAGATACTCAACCCCTCTACACCCGAAAAAATTATCAAACTCGGCAAACTGCTCAAGTTAAAAAAAGGCAGTCGGGTTATCGACTTCGGTTGTGGTTGCGCTGAATCGCTCATTCTCTGGGCTGAGGAATTCGGTATCACCGGTATTGGCATAGATATATCCAAAGATTTCTGCGACCGAGCCAGAGATAAGCTGGCCAAGAGAGGGCTGTGGGACCAAATCGAAATCGTATGCTCTCCCGCGGCTGACTACGTGTTCAAAGAGGAGGTCTTCGATGCCGCAACATGCCTTGGGGCAACTTTTGCTTTTGGCGGCTTCCAACATACAATCCAGGCGATGAAGCGGACTGTGCATCAGAATGGACGCCTCGGCATCGGTGAAACTCACTGGCTTAGCAATCAAGTACATCCGCAATATGCCCAAAAACAGACAACTACCCACACGGAACCAGAACTGGCTCAATTTACCCGAAATGAAGGATATGAACTCGAAGGCATCATCCGTTCCAGCCGTGACGACTGGGACAGGTACATTTCGGATAGTTGGTATGGACTGATACGTTGGCTTGAAGAAAACCCCAACCACCCTGATTATGCACAGGTATTCAAATACTTCCGCACCGACCAAGATGATTATTTACAGTTCCAAAGTCAATATATGGGCTGGGCTATGTACTGCCTCGCCCCACTGAAAGCTCATCTGCCAAGCAGTCAATTATAA